In Natronomonas halophila, one DNA window encodes the following:
- a CDS encoding shikimate dehydrogenase, whose translation MQVYGLIGNPVGHSVSPPMHEAAYEELGIDARYVTFEPSPESLGVALDGASALGVRGLNVTIPFKEDVLPLVDPDPLAERIGAVNTIDFEGEPTGHNTDAAGVTRAFEHHDVSLSGTGVVVGAGGAGRAAAFALADEGVDVRIANRTVSRAEGLAEEVPNASAHGLDGLDALLDGADLLVNATSVGMEADETPVPQSALHADLAVLDAVYKPLETRLLRDAADVGATTIDGAWMLLYQGVEAFEHWTDRDAPVAVMNNALRASL comes from the coding sequence ATGCAGGTTTACGGTCTCATCGGCAACCCCGTCGGCCACTCGGTATCGCCGCCGATGCACGAGGCGGCCTACGAGGAACTTGGAATCGACGCCCGCTATGTCACCTTCGAGCCGAGTCCGGAGTCGCTCGGCGTGGCGCTCGATGGCGCCAGTGCGCTCGGGGTTCGCGGCCTGAACGTCACGATTCCGTTCAAGGAGGACGTACTGCCGCTGGTCGACCCGGACCCGCTGGCCGAGCGCATCGGGGCGGTCAACACTATCGACTTCGAAGGCGAACCGACTGGCCACAACACCGACGCCGCGGGCGTCACGCGCGCGTTCGAACATCACGATGTCTCGCTTTCGGGTACGGGCGTCGTCGTCGGTGCCGGCGGTGCGGGCCGGGCCGCTGCCTTCGCGCTCGCGGACGAGGGCGTCGACGTGCGAATCGCCAACCGGACCGTTTCGCGGGCCGAGGGACTCGCCGAGGAGGTGCCGAACGCCAGCGCGCACGGACTCGACGGCCTCGATGCCCTCCTCGACGGCGCCGACCTGCTGGTCAACGCGACGAGCGTCGGGATGGAAGCCGACGAAACGCCGGTCCCACAGTCGGCCCTCCACGCCGACCTCGCGGTGCTGGACGCCGTTTATAAGCCGCTGGAGACGCGGCTGCTCCGGGACGCCGCCGACGTCGGTGCCACGACCATCGATGGCGCGTGGATGTTGCTCTATCAGGGGGTCGAGGCCTTCGAACACTGGACTGACCGCGACGCGCCTGTTGCCGTAATGAACAACGCGCTTAGAGCGTCGCTATAA
- a CDS encoding helix-hairpin-helix domain-containing protein, whose product MPIVKLLRSVLGISDSKSEEPTESTDVSVEHEPDVDDAAAAGTDATASTGSMTEEPPEDEESAAEPAETGTDVSDHSGTDTAAAESAEAAGPVPEEAEGGSDPVENVSGIGPAYAKRLEEAGIESVQNLLDVDPEELASKTDLSEKRIKRWQERASEV is encoded by the coding sequence ATGCCAATCGTCAAACTACTGCGATCGGTTCTGGGAATCAGCGATTCCAAGTCCGAGGAACCGACCGAATCGACGGACGTCTCCGTCGAGCACGAACCCGACGTGGACGACGCGGCGGCGGCCGGCACCGACGCGACCGCCTCTACGGGCTCGATGACCGAGGAACCGCCCGAAGACGAGGAATCAGCGGCCGAACCCGCCGAAACCGGTACCGATGTGAGCGACCACAGCGGAACCGATACGGCTGCTGCCGAATCGGCCGAAGCCGCCGGCCCTGTTCCCGAGGAAGCCGAGGGCGGCTCGGACCCCGTCGAGAACGTGAGCGGTATCGGCCCCGCGTACGCCAAACGCCTCGAAGAAGCGGGCATCGAGTCGGTTCAGAACCTCCTCGACGTCGACCCCGAGGAGTTGGCCTCGAAGACGGACCTCTCCGAAAAGCGCATCAAGCGCTGGCAGGAGCGGGCCTCCGAAGTATAG
- a CDS encoding anthranilate synthase component I family protein: MRVVTDRSAFRSAATSAAVDARVPVELQVRVADPFEAYRRARRGDGGDVFLETTGGQEGWGYFATDPIERVTVGSEAVHRDGGSPSLATLDGLLGSETLEGGDCSVPYPCGVFGWLSYDIARELEALPGGTIDDRGLPRLQVAKYDRVVTWEVPWTGEATLRVTACPRLDEYESVDAAYDWAVGHARELVARAVAGDRSVGRAPAETDEATFDAGCSREAFADRVRRVKEYIRDGDTFQANVSQRLSAPAAVHPVEAYAALRRVNPAPYSALVEFDGVDLVSASPELLLDVEGDRLLTEPIAGTRPRGRTPEEDEALEGDLLSDEKERAEHAMLVDLERNDLGKVSEYGTVDVREYRRVDRYSEVMHLVSLIEGQRREDCSLADAVAAVFPGGTITGAPKPRTMEIIDEVEATRRGPYTGAIGVFGFDDRATLNIVIRTLVRHEDRYDLRVGAGIVHDSDPESEYEETLDKGRALVNALDRALDERTALALEVAD, encoded by the coding sequence ATGCGAGTCGTTACCGACCGGAGTGCGTTCCGTTCGGCAGCCACGTCGGCGGCCGTCGACGCCCGCGTCCCGGTCGAACTACAGGTCCGTGTTGCCGACCCCTTCGAAGCCTACCGCCGCGCACGACGCGGCGACGGTGGGGACGTGTTTCTGGAGACCACGGGCGGACAGGAAGGCTGGGGCTACTTCGCTACGGACCCAATCGAACGCGTGACCGTCGGGAGCGAGGCCGTCCATCGCGACGGTGGTTCGCCGTCGCTGGCGACGCTCGATGGCCTCCTCGGCAGCGAGACGCTCGAAGGGGGCGACTGTTCGGTTCCGTACCCGTGCGGCGTCTTCGGTTGGCTCTCCTACGATATCGCCCGCGAACTGGAGGCACTCCCCGGTGGGACGATTGACGACCGGGGCCTTCCCCGCCTCCAGGTCGCGAAATACGACCGAGTCGTCACCTGGGAGGTACCGTGGACCGGCGAGGCGACCCTCCGAGTGACCGCCTGCCCCCGTCTCGACGAGTACGAATCGGTCGATGCGGCCTACGACTGGGCGGTCGGGCACGCCCGTGAACTCGTCGCGCGTGCAGTCGCGGGCGACCGGTCCGTCGGCCGCGCACCTGCCGAAACCGATGAGGCAACCTTCGATGCCGGCTGTTCCCGGGAGGCCTTCGCCGACCGGGTGCGCCGCGTCAAGGAGTACATCCGCGATGGCGACACCTTTCAGGCCAACGTCTCCCAGCGGCTTTCGGCGCCTGCGGCGGTCCACCCCGTCGAGGCCTACGCCGCGCTCCGCCGGGTCAACCCCGCGCCCTACTCGGCGCTCGTCGAGTTCGACGGCGTCGACCTGGTCAGCGCGAGTCCCGAACTCCTCCTCGACGTGGAGGGCGACCGCTTGCTGACCGAACCGATAGCCGGTACGCGCCCCCGCGGGCGCACGCCAGAGGAAGACGAGGCGCTAGAAGGCGACCTCCTGTCGGACGAGAAAGAGCGGGCCGAACACGCGATGCTCGTCGACCTCGAACGAAACGACCTCGGGAAGGTAAGCGAATACGGTACCGTCGACGTCCGGGAGTACCGCCGCGTCGACCGCTACTCCGAGGTGATGCATCTGGTCAGTCTCATCGAGGGCCAACGGCGCGAGGACTGCTCGCTCGCCGACGCCGTCGCGGCGGTCTTCCCCGGCGGCACCATCACGGGCGCCCCAAAACCCCGAACGATGGAGATTATCGACGAGGTCGAAGCCACGCGCCGCGGGCCCTACACTGGCGCAATCGGCGTCTTCGGCTTCGACGACCGCGCGACGCTCAATATCGTCATCCGAACGCTGGTTCGCCACGAGGACCGCTACGACCTGCGGGTCGGCGCCGGCATCGTCCACGATTCTGACCCCGAGAGTGAATACGAGGAGACGCTCGACAAGGGTCGGGCGCTCGTCAACGCCCTCGACCGGGCGCTTGACGAACGGACCGCTCTCGCTCTGGAGGTGGCAGACTGA
- a CDS encoding anthranilate synthase component II, whose product MAVPTILVIDNYDSFVYNLVQYVGTHAEVVVRRNDAIDVDGVRELDPDGIVVSPGPGTPADAGVSVSIFEELDYPTLGVCLGHQVLCAANGATVGHAPHVVHGKPSVVTHDGRGLFADLPDRFEVGRYHSLAVDHDDLPADLVETARTDAEGGVVMGVRHCEKPHVGVQFHPESILTDTGERMVETFCDTCSTT is encoded by the coding sequence ATGGCCGTCCCCACGATTCTCGTCATCGATAACTACGACTCGTTCGTCTACAACCTCGTCCAGTACGTCGGCACCCACGCCGAGGTCGTGGTCCGTCGAAACGACGCCATCGACGTCGACGGGGTCCGCGAACTGGACCCCGACGGTATCGTCGTCTCACCAGGGCCCGGAACGCCCGCGGATGCGGGCGTCTCGGTATCCATCTTCGAGGAACTGGACTATCCGACTCTTGGCGTCTGTCTCGGTCATCAGGTATTGTGTGCCGCAAACGGCGCCACGGTCGGCCACGCGCCGCACGTGGTCCACGGCAAGCCCTCCGTCGTGACCCACGACGGCCGTGGCCTCTTTGCGGACCTCCCCGACCGGTTCGAGGTCGGGCGATACCACTCGCTGGCCGTCGACCACGACGACCTGCCCGCGGACCTCGTGGAGACGGCCCGTACCGACGCCGAGGGTGGCGTCGTGATGGGTGTTCGCCACTGCGAGAAACCCCACGTCGGCGTCCAGTTCCACCCCGAAAGCATCCTCACCGACACCGGTGAGCGCATGGTCGAAACCTTCTGTGACACATGCAGTACCACGTAA
- a CDS encoding aminotransferase class IV — protein sequence MQYHVNGELVDREEATVSVDDRGFRYGDAAFETCRVYGGTVFAWDRHFDRLETTCETLGMPEAIPDDIDTRIDETLTANDLEDAYLRVSISRGVQPGKLTPDEDVDPTVVVYVKPLPRGGTEGERVWDDPAVVQSVTRRRPPESVLPADAKTHNYLNGILARLELRRASREGYQPDEALMRDTDGNLAEGATSNVFFVDDGILRTPAEDSLLPGITRETVIELAEEEGFTVDSGRYTVDDLRQADEAFLTNSTWEIRPIATADGIDIGDGPMTKLLQRLYDRRIEARCY from the coding sequence ATGCAGTACCACGTAAACGGCGAACTGGTCGACCGGGAGGAGGCGACCGTCAGCGTCGACGACCGGGGGTTCCGATACGGCGATGCGGCCTTCGAAACGTGTCGTGTCTACGGCGGGACTGTCTTCGCGTGGGACCGGCATTTCGACCGTCTCGAAACCACCTGTGAGACGCTGGGGATGCCCGAGGCGATACCCGACGACATCGACACCCGCATCGACGAGACGCTGACGGCGAACGACCTCGAAGACGCGTACCTCCGCGTGTCCATCAGCCGCGGGGTCCAGCCAGGGAAGCTGACCCCCGACGAGGACGTCGACCCGACGGTCGTCGTCTACGTCAAACCCCTCCCCCGTGGCGGTACCGAGGGCGAACGCGTCTGGGACGACCCTGCAGTCGTCCAGTCGGTCACGCGTCGGCGGCCCCCGGAGAGCGTGCTCCCGGCCGACGCGAAGACCCACAACTACCTCAACGGCATCCTCGCGCGTCTGGAACTCCGGCGGGCGTCCCGCGAGGGGTATCAGCCCGACGAGGCGCTGATGCGGGACACCGACGGGAATCTGGCCGAGGGTGCGACGAGCAACGTCTTCTTCGTCGACGACGGCATTCTGCGGACGCCCGCCGAAGACTCGTTGCTCCCCGGTATCACCCGGGAGACCGTCATCGAACTCGCCGAAGAGGAAGGGTTTACCGTCGATTCGGGACGGTATACGGTCGACGACTTGCGTCAGGCTGACGAGGCCTTCCTGACGAATTCGACGTGGGAAATCAGGCCGATTGCGACGGCGGACGGAATCGATATCGGCGACGGCCCGATGACGAAACTCCTCCAGCGGCTTTACGACCGGCGAATCGAGGCCCGCTGTTACTGA
- a CDS encoding Rieske (2Fe-2S) protein has product MDSGSRIVAVDDVPVDTTYIFTIEEVDSGDEKEAILLRDDDSIHGWLNYCQHYTHIKLDKGSGAEMRDGEIVCTNHAAYFEQDTGFCTFGPCEGAYLNEVDVSVDEGDVFLTDEDFEFVRQGPLEKDEIDLESKSNYKF; this is encoded by the coding sequence ATGGACTCGGGAAGCAGAATCGTAGCTGTCGATGACGTACCCGTCGATACGACGTACATTTTCACCATCGAGGAAGTCGACTCCGGCGACGAGAAGGAAGCCATCCTGCTTCGAGATGACGACTCGATTCACGGGTGGCTGAATTACTGCCAGCACTACACCCACATCAAGCTCGACAAGGGTTCGGGAGCGGAGATGCGCGACGGGGAAATCGTCTGTACGAACCACGCGGCGTACTTCGAACAGGACACCGGCTTCTGTACGTTCGGTCCGTGTGAAGGCGCGTATCTCAACGAGGTCGACGTCTCGGTCGACGAGGGGGACGTGTTTCTCACCGACGAGGACTTCGAGTTCGTGCGTCAGGGGCCGCTCGAGAAAGACGAGATAGATCTGGAATCGAAGTCGAACTACAAGTTTTGA
- a CDS encoding amidohydrolase family protein — translation MGELPGQAAGRLIDTHAHQPTAEFLVDAGGEMMADAADKFGTDLETWDYEEMYDEYRNAGVGHAVLLGWDAETNTGNPPVPNDYVAEIRDEYPDFFVGFGSVDPHKDDCVREAIRCVEDLNLSGFKFQQIAQGFDPSDPEHRHLWNTIEDLDVPVVFHGGNSTLGACSAGGRGLKVKYGNPMLIDDVAAEHPGMDILIAHPAFPWEKEQLAICQQKGNVYMDLSGWLPEYIDDQVLQYAGTVLRDKVMFGTDYPMIRPDDWLDSFAEHTNYDEDTQRKLLFENAESFLEL, via the coding sequence ATGGGCGAATTACCCGGACAGGCAGCAGGCCGTCTCATCGACACGCACGCACATCAACCGACGGCGGAGTTCTTGGTGGACGCCGGCGGCGAAATGATGGCCGATGCCGCCGACAAATTCGGAACCGATCTCGAGACGTGGGATTACGAGGAGATGTACGATGAGTACCGGAACGCCGGCGTTGGACACGCCGTCTTGCTGGGGTGGGATGCCGAAACGAATACCGGCAATCCACCGGTTCCGAACGACTACGTCGCGGAGATTCGCGATGAGTATCCCGATTTCTTCGTCGGGTTCGGAAGCGTCGACCCGCACAAAGACGACTGTGTTCGAGAGGCTATTCGCTGCGTCGAAGACCTCAACCTGTCGGGGTTCAAATTTCAGCAAATCGCTCAGGGCTTCGACCCGTCCGACCCCGAGCACCGCCACCTCTGGAACACGATCGAGGACCTCGACGTTCCGGTCGTCTTTCACGGCGGAAACTCCACGCTCGGTGCCTGCAGCGCCGGTGGACGGGGATTGAAAGTCAAATACGGGAATCCGATGCTCATCGACGACGTGGCGGCCGAGCATCCCGGAATGGACATTCTCATCGCACATCCTGCGTTCCCGTGGGAGAAAGAACAACTCGCTATCTGCCAGCAGAAAGGAAACGTCTACATGGACCTCTCAGGCTGGCTCCCGGAGTACATCGACGACCAGGTCCTCCAGTATGCGGGCACGGTTCTCCGGGACAAAGTGATGTTTGGAACCGATTACCCGATGATTCGTCCCGACGACTGGCTCGATTCGTTCGCCGAACACACGAACTACGACGAGGACACCCAGCGGAAACTCCTCTTCGAGAACGCCGAATCCTTCCTCGAGCTTTGA
- a CDS encoding thiolase family protein: MSDSGTRAVVVEAVRTPMAKKDGGLADVYPEDLVTTILDALVERTSVPAAEWADFRLGCANQENEQGRNLARQSLLAGGFPESIPASTTTRLCGSSLTALNDAARAIEAGDGAVYPVAGVEQMSRIPFSDWLHPAIEERYDSDRLPMGQTAETIARRHDVSREAQDTFAMRSHERAVAAAEEGRFDDELVSVETTDGSFDTDETPRPGTTVEKLGELPTVFRDDDAASVTPGNASPLTDGASGMLVTSESYAEDHGLDVMATVKTRSVAGVDPLVMGKGPIPATRAALDDAGLTIDDIDLVELNEAFAAQSLHCVRELGIPDKKVNVNGGALALGHPLGCSGARISTTLLHEMEKQDATYGLATMCVGFGQGVATIFERP; this comes from the coding sequence ATGAGCGATTCTGGCACACGAGCCGTCGTTGTCGAGGCCGTTCGTACACCGATGGCCAAGAAAGACGGCGGGCTTGCTGACGTGTACCCAGAGGATCTGGTGACGACTATCCTCGACGCATTGGTCGAGCGAACTTCCGTCCCGGCCGCGGAGTGGGCGGACTTTCGCCTCGGCTGTGCGAATCAAGAGAACGAACAGGGCCGAAACCTCGCCCGGCAGTCGCTACTCGCCGGTGGGTTCCCGGAATCGATACCGGCGTCCACCACGACGCGCCTCTGTGGGTCGTCGCTGACTGCGCTCAACGACGCCGCCCGCGCCATCGAGGCCGGCGACGGCGCGGTCTATCCAGTCGCCGGCGTCGAGCAGATGAGTCGGATTCCCTTCTCCGACTGGCTCCACCCTGCCATCGAGGAGCGCTACGACTCGGACAGACTACCGATGGGCCAGACCGCCGAAACTATCGCGCGCCGCCACGACGTCAGCCGGGAGGCTCAGGATACGTTCGCCATGCGTTCCCACGAGCGTGCAGTCGCGGCGGCCGAGGAGGGGCGGTTCGATGACGAACTCGTTTCCGTCGAAACTACCGACGGGTCGTTCGATACCGACGAGACCCCCCGGCCGGGCACGACCGTCGAAAAACTGGGCGAGTTGCCGACCGTCTTCCGCGACGACGACGCGGCGTCGGTCACACCGGGCAATGCCTCGCCGCTGACCGACGGGGCATCCGGTATGCTCGTGACGTCCGAATCGTACGCCGAGGATCACGGGCTCGACGTCATGGCCACTGTCAAGACGCGGAGCGTCGCCGGTGTCGACCCGCTGGTCATGGGGAAAGGGCCGATTCCCGCGACTCGTGCGGCGCTTGACGACGCTGGCCTCACCATCGACGACATCGACCTCGTGGAACTCAACGAAGCCTTCGCCGCACAGAGCCTCCATTGCGTGCGCGAACTCGGGATTCCCGACAAGAAAGTAAACGTCAACGGTGGCGCTCTCGCGCTCGGACACCCGCTCGGCTGTTCGGGTGCGCGTATCTCCACTACGCTGCTGCACGAGATGGAAAAACAGGACGCGACGTACGGCCTGGCGACGATGTGCGTCGGGTTCGGACAGGGAGTCGCGACGATTTTCGAGCGACCCTGA
- a CDS encoding nuclear transport factor 2 family protein, giving the protein MTTQDTFDRHCDALAAHDIDATLADYAEDSVLVTTMGVFRGRDEIRGVFENMLSEFAAADATLHVDETHVEDDFAYLVWHAETDETVYEFCTDTFYIPEDTIRFQTFAGKLIPKE; this is encoded by the coding sequence ATGACCACTCAGGACACGTTCGACCGACACTGCGACGCGCTCGCCGCCCACGACATCGACGCCACGCTCGCGGATTACGCCGAGGACTCGGTGCTTGTCACCACGATGGGCGTGTTCCGTGGACGCGACGAAATCCGGGGCGTCTTCGAGAACATGCTCTCCGAGTTCGCAGCGGCGGACGCCACGCTCCACGTCGACGAGACGCACGTCGAGGACGACTTCGCGTACCTCGTCTGGCACGCAGAAACCGACGAGACCGTCTACGAGTTCTGTACGGACACGTTCTACATCCCCGAGGACACGATTCGCTTCCAGACGTTCGCCGGGAAACTCATCCCGAAGGAGTAG
- a CDS encoding aldehyde dehydrogenase family protein — protein sequence MEYSGPTDLYIGGEWTAAKSNGTIATEDPATESTYATVQKAGADDVDDAVAAAAEAAARDGEWRTIDPEERRAKLHAMADAIEEMKDEIALVESHDNGKTPFEAKLEVGMVVDTFRYYAGWTEKDGGSEIPVSDSRLNYTKRDPVGVTAHIAPWNFPFQLAGRGVAPALATGNTVVLKPSSMTPLSALYYAKAAEEAGLPDGVLNVIPGSGATAGSALASHDDVDHVTFTGSTGVGKTIQRDAADAVADVTLELGGKGPAVVFPDADLEAAARGVQYGIFMNAGQMCWANSRLVVHEDVHDELVDSLTSIAENIPLGSGIDDDGQMGPVVSEAHQQDILDYIETGKEEGATVAAGGGVPDDTDTGHFVEPTVFTNVTNDMTIAREEIFGPVLSVIEVSSEEEALEVANDSPFGLTACVWTNDLSRAHTFSDRLDYGMVMVNETPNTWPQTPFGGTKASGHGRAQGEQAIESYTEVKNVHINLE from the coding sequence ATGGAGTATTCCGGGCCCACAGACCTGTATATCGGTGGCGAATGGACTGCAGCAAAGAGCAACGGCACTATCGCAACCGAAGACCCCGCCACGGAGTCGACGTACGCGACCGTGCAGAAAGCCGGCGCGGACGACGTGGACGATGCGGTTGCGGCGGCCGCGGAGGCTGCCGCCCGCGACGGCGAGTGGCGGACGATAGACCCCGAGGAGCGTCGCGCAAAGCTCCATGCGATGGCGGACGCTATCGAGGAGATGAAGGACGAAATCGCCCTCGTCGAATCCCACGACAACGGGAAGACGCCGTTCGAGGCGAAGCTCGAAGTCGGGATGGTCGTCGATACGTTCCGGTACTACGCGGGGTGGACCGAGAAGGACGGCGGGAGCGAGATTCCCGTCTCGGACTCCCGACTCAACTACACGAAGCGCGACCCCGTTGGGGTCACCGCGCACATCGCGCCCTGGAACTTCCCGTTCCAGCTCGCCGGACGTGGCGTAGCGCCCGCGCTCGCCACCGGGAATACCGTCGTCCTCAAACCGTCCAGTATGACGCCGCTATCCGCACTCTACTACGCAAAAGCGGCGGAGGAGGCAGGGCTCCCGGACGGCGTTCTCAACGTCATCCCAGGGTCGGGAGCCACGGCTGGAAGCGCGCTTGCGAGCCACGACGACGTCGACCACGTGACGTTCACGGGCAGCACCGGCGTCGGGAAGACGATTCAGCGGGACGCGGCTGATGCCGTTGCCGATGTGACGCTCGAACTCGGCGGAAAGGGCCCGGCGGTCGTCTTCCCCGACGCAGACCTCGAAGCCGCGGCCCGTGGCGTCCAGTACGGCATCTTCATGAACGCCGGTCAAATGTGTTGGGCGAACTCGCGGCTGGTCGTCCACGAGGACGTCCACGACGAACTCGTGGACTCCCTCACGTCCATCGCGGAGAACATCCCGCTCGGCAGCGGTATCGACGACGACGGCCAGATGGGGCCGGTCGTCAGCGAGGCCCACCAGCAGGACATCCTCGATTACATCGAGACCGGGAAGGAGGAAGGCGCGACCGTCGCCGCCGGTGGCGGCGTCCCGGACGATACGGACACCGGCCACTTCGTGGAACCGACGGTGTTCACGAACGTCACGAACGACATGACCATCGCCCGCGAGGAGATATTCGGCCCCGTCCTGTCCGTCATCGAAGTAAGTAGCGAGGAGGAAGCCCTCGAAGTCGCGAACGACTCGCCGTTCGGGTTGACCGCCTGCGTCTGGACGAACGACCTCTCCCGTGCGCACACGTTCAGCGACCGACTCGACTACGGCATGGTGATGGTCAACGAGACACCGAACACGTGGCCGCAGACGCCGTTCGGCGGGACGAAGGCGAGCGGTCACGGCCGCGCGCAGGGCGAGCAGGCAATCGAGTCGTACACCGAAGTGAAGAACGTCCACATCAACCTCGAATGA
- a CDS encoding MaoC/PaaZ C-terminal domain-containing protein, with protein sequence MAYSYEPHHFEDFEEGKEFISVGRTVTESDFMMHSALSGDWTELHTNKEYAEDQQFGERIAHGPMTFVQATGFVYRTGIVERTAVAFLGMNYMDLPNPVTIGDTLQLEIEVANRKDLDSRDDAGIVVLDTVMENQEDTVVFEGDMKFLVKKQN encoded by the coding sequence ATGGCATACAGTTACGAGCCACACCACTTCGAGGACTTCGAAGAAGGAAAGGAGTTCATCAGCGTCGGTCGAACCGTCACCGAGTCCGACTTCATGATGCACTCGGCGTTGAGCGGCGACTGGACGGAGCTCCACACGAACAAGGAGTACGCGGAAGACCAGCAGTTTGGGGAACGCATCGCACACGGCCCGATGACGTTCGTCCAGGCGACCGGGTTCGTCTACCGGACGGGCATCGTCGAGCGCACCGCCGTTGCGTTCCTCGGTATGAACTACATGGACCTTCCGAACCCCGTCACCATCGGTGACACCCTCCAATTGGAAATCGAGGTCGCGAACCGCAAGGACCTGGACAGTCGGGACGACGCGGGTATCGTCGTCCTCGATACGGTTATGGAGAACCAGGAAGACACCGTCGTCTTCGAGGGTGACATGAAGTTCCTCGTGAAGAAACAGAACTGA
- a CDS encoding alpha/beta fold hydrolase, whose protein sequence is MQIPESWRSRHATVNGCRHHYVTGERTDRRTVVVAHGFTDNWQCLAPLAATFNETYDVVLYDARGHGLSEAPADGYDAATMADDLAALCDHLDVERPVFYGHSLGADSVLRVACRPDFNPRALVLEDHPAQLFAVLGDDHLHEKQQELEAWGTATHEDVRQTFEQRGNAFADALATARKQVRPAIIGVTRRGFEPLTDTAPSPPCPSLLLRPDPDIAPYTNPARDWTDDDAVRHVVEEAGHTVFRNAPETCRSLVRDFFEENGLPS, encoded by the coding sequence ATGCAGATTCCTGAGAGTTGGCGTTCTCGCCATGCGACCGTCAACGGCTGCCGGCACCACTACGTGACCGGTGAGCGTACGGATCGCCGAACGGTCGTCGTCGCGCACGGGTTTACGGACAACTGGCAGTGTCTCGCACCCCTCGCCGCGACCTTCAACGAGACGTACGACGTCGTCCTCTACGATGCACGCGGCCACGGGCTCAGCGAAGCCCCCGCGGACGGCTATGACGCGGCGACGATGGCCGACGACCTCGCCGCGCTCTGCGACCACCTCGACGTCGAGCGACCCGTGTTCTACGGCCACTCGCTCGGGGCGGACTCCGTTCTCCGGGTCGCGTGCCGGCCGGATTTCAACCCGCGAGCGCTCGTCCTCGAAGACCACCCTGCACAGCTGTTCGCGGTGCTCGGTGACGACCACCTCCACGAGAAGCAACAGGAGCTCGAAGCGTGGGGGACCGCAACCCACGAGGACGTTCGACAAACGTTCGAACAGCGCGGAAACGCGTTCGCAGACGCACTCGCGACCGCACGCAAGCAAGTCCGGCCCGCGATCATCGGCGTGACCCGTCGAGGGTTCGAGCCACTCACTGATACTGCGCCCAGTCCGCCGTGTCCGAGCCTCCTGCTCCGCCCCGACCCCGACATCGCGCCGTACACGAACCCTGCGCGTGACTGGACGGACGACGATGCCGTCCGCCACGTCGTCGAGGAAGCGGGCCACACGGTGTTCCGAAACGCACCCGAGACCTGTCGGTCCCTCGTCAGGGACTTCTTCGAAGAGAACGGCCTACCGTCCTGA